GCGTCCGGGTCGACGAAGAGCCCGCAGACCGCGGCGAGGGCGTCGTAGCCGGTGGTGCCGTCCACCGGCCAGTCCGGCAGCTCCTCGCCGTACTCGAGGATCTTCTCCACCACCAGCCAGGCGTCGGGCGCGGCGGCGCGCAGCCGGGCCAGGTAGCCGGCCGGGTCGCGCAGCCCGTCCGGGTGGTCGACCCGGATGCCGTCGAGATCGCCGGCGTCGGCCCAGCGCAGGATCTCCGCGTGGGTGGCGCGGAACACCACCGGGTCCTCCACCCGCAGGCCGGCCAGGTCGGACACGGCGAAGAAGCGCCGGTACGTCAGCTCGGTGTCGCCCCGTCGCCAGTTGACCAGCTCGTAGTGCTGCCGGTCGTGCACCTCGCGCGGGGTGCCGTCGCCGGTGCCGGCGGCGATCGGGAAGCGGTGCTCGTGGTAGCGCAGCTCCCCGTCGACCATCTTGAGGTCGTCCAGGGCGTCGGGGGTGTCGGCGAGCACCGGCAGGAGCAGCCGGCCCCGGTCCCAGTCGATGTCGAACCAGTCGGCGTACGCCGAGGCGCGGCCGGCGCGCAGCACGTCCCACCAGGCCGGGTTGGCCGCCGGCCGGGCCACCCCGGCATGGTTGGGAACGATGTCCACGACCAGGCCGAGCCCGGCCGCCCGGAGCGCGCGGAGCAGGCGCTGCCGGGCGGCTTCGCCGCCGAGTTCGGGGTTGACCGCGCGGTGGTCGACCACGTCGTAGCCGTGCTGCGAGCCGGGGGTGGCGGTGAGCAGGGGCGCGCTGTAGAGGTGGGTGACGCCGAGGTCGGCGAGGTAGCCGGCGAGGCCGGCGGCGGCGTCGAGGTCGAAGCCGGGGCGGACCTGGAGGCGGTAGGTCGACCCCACCCGCGCCGTCGTCGCCGTCGGCTCGTCGGGTCGGAAGGTGTCGGGCATGGTCAGGCCGTCCTCTCCAGGACCAGCAGCGAGCGGTCCGGCACGCAGACGGTGCCGCCCGCCTCGACCACCAGGGTCTTCTCCGGATCCGGGTCCGCGGTGCTGATGACCAGCTCCCACCGCTGCCCGAACTCGGCCCCGGGCAGGGTGAAGTCCAGGGGCGCGTCGTGCGCGTTGAACAGCAGCAGGAACGAGTCGTCCCGGTGGCGCTGGCCGTACTGGCCGCGCTCCGGGATGCCGTCGCCGTTGACGAAGAGGGCCACCGAGCGACCGAAGTCGTTGCCCCAGTCCTCGCCGGTCATCTCCCGGCCGTCCGGGGTGTACCAGGCCAGGTCGGGCAGGGCGGCGCCGGCGGCCCGGCCGCCGACCGGCAGCCCGGTGAAGAAACGGCGCCGGCGGAACACCTGGTGCCGGGCCCGGAACTCGGTGAGCCGCCGGACGAACGCCAGCAGCTCCTCGTCGGCCCGGCTCCAGTCGACCCAGGCCAGCTCGCTGTCCTGGCAGTAGGCGTTGTTGTTGCCGCCCTGGGTGCGGCCCAGCTCGTCGCCGTGGCCGATCATCGGTACGCCCTGGGAGAGGACCAGGGTGGCCAGGAAGTTGCGTCGCTGCCGGGCCCGCAGCGCCAGCACGGCGGGGTCGTCGGTCTCCCCCTCGACGCCGCAGTTCCAGGAGCGGTTGTGGCTCTCCCCGTCCCGGTTCTCCTCGCCGTTGGCCTCGTTGTGCTTGTCGTTGTACGAGACCAGGTCGGTGAGCGTGAACCCGTCGTGGCAGGTGACGAAGTTGATGCTGTGGAACGGGCGGCGTCCGTCGTCCTGGTAGAGGTCGGCGGAGCCGGAGATGCGGGAGGCGAACTCGGCCAGGGTGGCCGGCTCGCCGCGCCAGAAGTCCCGCACGGTGTCCCGGTACTTGCCGTTCCACTCGGTCCACTGCGGCGGGAAGTTGCCCACCTGGTAGCCGCCCGGGCCGACGTCCCACGGCTCGGCGATCAGCTTGACCCGGCCGACCACCGGGTCCTGCTGCACCACCTCGAAGAAGGTGGAGAGGCGGTCGACCTCGTAGAACTCGCGGGCCAGGGTGGCGGCGAGGTCGAAGCGGAAGCCGTCGACGTGCATCTCGGTGACCCAGTAGCGCAGCGAGTCCATGATCAGCTGAAGCGAGTGCGGGCTGCGCACGTTGAGGCTGTTGCCGGTGCCGGTGTAGTCGACGAAGTATCGGCGATCCTCCTCGGAGAGCCGGTAGTAGCTGGGCGTGTCGATGCCCTTGAAGCTCAGCGAGGGGCCCAGGTGGTTGCCCTCGGCGGTGTGGTTGTAGACCACGTCGAGGATCACCTCGATGCCGGCCGCGTGCAGCGCCTTGACCATGCCGCGGAACTCCTGCACCTGCTGGCCGAGCCGGCCGAGCGCGGAGTAGCCGTGGTGCGGGGCGAAGAAGCCGATGCTGTTGTAGCCCCAGTAGTTGCGCAGGCCGAGGTCGGCCAGGCGGTGGTCGTGCACGAACTCGTGCACCGGCATCAGCTCGACCGCGGTCACCCCGAGCCGCTTGAAGTAGTCGATCATCACGGGTGAGGCGATCGCCGCGTACGTGCCGCGCAGCTCCTCCGGGATGTCCGGGTGGCGCATGGTCAGCCCGCGCACGTGCGCCTCGTAGATCACCGAGTGGTGGTACGGCGTGCGCGGCGGCCGGTCGTTGCCCCAGTCGAAGTACGGGTTCACCACCACCGACTTGGGCATGAACGGCGCCGAGTCGGTCTCGTCCATCCGGTCCGGGTCGCCGCCCATCTCGTAGTCGTAGACGGCCGGGTCCCAGGTGACCTCCCCGTCGACCGCCTTCGCGTACGGGTCGAGCAGGAGCTTGTGCGGGTTGCCGCGCAGCCCGTTCGCCGGGTCCCACGGCCCGTGCACCCGGTAGCCGTAGCGCTGCCCCGGCTCGATCCCGGGCACGTACGCGTGCCAGACGTACGCGTCGACCTCACGCAGCTCGACCCGGCGCTCGGCGCCGGTGTCCCACTCGTCGAACAGGCAGAGCTCGATCTTCTCCGCCACCTCGGAGAAGATCGCGAAGTTGGTCCCCATCCCGTCGTAGGTGGCGCCGAGGGGGTAGCTCTCGCCCGGCCAGACCTGCATGTCGCTCCTTCGGCCCCTGATCATGAACGCACCGGACGGGCGGACCGCCGGTGCGCACGCCGCTAATGCCCCGCGTCACCGTCCGCCAATCCACCTGATCGGTCGGT
This sequence is a window from Micromonospora sp. NBRC 110009. Protein-coding genes within it:
- the glgX gene encoding glycogen debranching protein GlgX; its protein translation is MQVWPGESYPLGATYDGMGTNFAIFSEVAEKIELCLFDEWDTGAERRVELREVDAYVWHAYVPGIEPGQRYGYRVHGPWDPANGLRGNPHKLLLDPYAKAVDGEVTWDPAVYDYEMGGDPDRMDETDSAPFMPKSVVVNPYFDWGNDRPPRTPYHHSVIYEAHVRGLTMRHPDIPEELRGTYAAIASPVMIDYFKRLGVTAVELMPVHEFVHDHRLADLGLRNYWGYNSIGFFAPHHGYSALGRLGQQVQEFRGMVKALHAAGIEVILDVVYNHTAEGNHLGPSLSFKGIDTPSYYRLSEEDRRYFVDYTGTGNSLNVRSPHSLQLIMDSLRYWVTEMHVDGFRFDLAATLAREFYEVDRLSTFFEVVQQDPVVGRVKLIAEPWDVGPGGYQVGNFPPQWTEWNGKYRDTVRDFWRGEPATLAEFASRISGSADLYQDDGRRPFHSINFVTCHDGFTLTDLVSYNDKHNEANGEENRDGESHNRSWNCGVEGETDDPAVLALRARQRRNFLATLVLSQGVPMIGHGDELGRTQGGNNNAYCQDSELAWVDWSRADEELLAFVRRLTEFRARHQVFRRRRFFTGLPVGGRAAGAALPDLAWYTPDGREMTGEDWGNDFGRSVALFVNGDGIPERGQYGQRHRDDSFLLLFNAHDAPLDFTLPGAEFGQRWELVISTADPDPEKTLVVEAGGTVCVPDRSLLVLERTA